A window from Moritella yayanosii encodes these proteins:
- a CDS encoding protein-glutamate methylesterase/protein-glutamine glutaminase, translated as MKIKVLVVDDSSFFRRRVSEIINADPEMEVIDTAKNGEEAIIKAKLLRPDVITMDIEMPVLDGISAVKAIMKDTPTPILMFSSLTHQGAKSTLEALEAGAANFLPKKFEDIAKDKAEAVKLLQQNIKEISKRRSGLRAPRITPAPVRSAPVAPDRLRKNTMTSRLHTANAVNVRHVADVDSAILETRTPVTVSHVRKRASGKKYNLMVIGASTGGPVALQKVLTPLRHDFPLPILLIQHMPATFTSAFAARLNTLCQITVKEAQHGDRLRPGVAYLAPGGKQVLIESKAGGLSLKVIESPEGINYKPSVDITFGSAAQSYRDKVLAIVLTGMGADGRDGAKLLKQKGSTVWAQDAQSCVVYGMPQAIVNAGLADEQINLPEIAARINIEVGCR; from the coding sequence ATGAAAATAAAGGTTTTAGTCGTTGATGACTCTAGTTTTTTCAGACGTAGAGTAAGTGAAATCATTAATGCAGATCCAGAAATGGAAGTTATTGATACTGCTAAGAATGGCGAAGAAGCGATCATTAAAGCGAAATTGCTACGTCCAGATGTGATCACTATGGATATTGAAATGCCGGTACTCGACGGTATTTCTGCAGTTAAAGCGATCATGAAAGACACGCCGACCCCCATTTTAATGTTCTCGTCACTGACGCACCAAGGTGCGAAGTCGACACTCGAGGCTTTAGAGGCTGGTGCGGCTAACTTTTTACCGAAAAAGTTTGAAGATATTGCCAAAGACAAAGCAGAAGCGGTTAAATTACTGCAGCAAAATATTAAAGAAATCAGTAAACGCAGAAGTGGATTGAGAGCTCCGCGTATCACTCCCGCCCCAGTTCGTAGTGCGCCGGTAGCGCCTGATAGACTGCGTAAAAATACAATGACAAGCAGATTACATACGGCGAATGCTGTAAACGTGAGACATGTTGCTGATGTTGATAGTGCGATACTTGAAACGCGAACGCCGGTAACTGTCAGCCATGTAAGAAAACGTGCATCAGGTAAAAAATATAATTTAATGGTAATTGGTGCGTCGACCGGTGGTCCAGTCGCATTACAAAAAGTATTAACACCTTTACGTCATGACTTCCCTTTACCTATTTTACTCATTCAACATATGCCGGCTACGTTTACGTCGGCATTTGCAGCGCGATTGAATACCTTATGCCAAATCACAGTAAAGGAAGCGCAGCATGGTGACCGCTTACGGCCTGGAGTTGCTTATTTAGCACCTGGTGGTAAGCAAGTTCTGATTGAGAGTAAAGCCGGTGGCTTAAGTTTAAAAGTCATTGAAAGTCCTGAAGGGATTAATTATAAACCGAGTGTCGATATTACATTCGGCTCTGCTGCGCAGTCATATCGCGATAAAGTATTAGCGATTGTATTAACGGGTATGGGTGCTGATGGTCGAGATGGCGCTAAATTACTCAAACAAAAAGGCAGTACTGTGTGGGCTCAAGATGCACAATCTTGCGTTGTATATGGTATGCCACAAGCAATTGTGAATGCTGGATTAGCCGATGAACAAATTAATTTGCCAGAAATCGCAGCGCGCATTAATATTGAAGTTGGTTGTCGGTAA
- a CDS encoding ParA family protein — protein sequence MNVWTVANQKGGVGKTTTAITLAGLLSEQGQRVLLIDTDPHASLTSYLNYDCDDLTVGLFDLFVAPMLDAELVHNATIETPYNGINLLPATMALATLDRTLGHRDGMGLILKNIITLVSEDYDFVIIDCPPVLGVMMVNALASSDRILVPVQTEFLALKGLDRMVKTFEIMQRSCTNKFHYTVIPTMFDRRTKASLVSLQTLQQNYSQNIWRAVIPVDTQFRNASLKHMPPSMYSRSSRGVAAYGELLQDLLAGIKQQDRMYG from the coding sequence TTGAACGTTTGGACTGTTGCTAATCAAAAAGGCGGGGTTGGAAAAACAACCACTGCAATTACTCTGGCAGGTTTACTTTCAGAGCAAGGACAGCGCGTATTATTAATCGATACGGACCCTCACGCATCATTAACGAGTTATCTTAATTATGATTGTGATGATTTAACGGTTGGATTGTTTGATCTTTTTGTCGCGCCTATGCTTGATGCCGAATTGGTTCATAATGCGACGATTGAAACACCTTATAACGGTATTAATTTATTACCTGCGACGATGGCACTGGCGACTTTAGATAGAACACTAGGTCATCGTGATGGGATGGGACTTATTCTAAAAAATATTATCACGTTAGTGTCGGAGGATTATGACTTTGTTATTATCGATTGTCCTCCTGTACTTGGGGTGATGATGGTGAATGCGCTGGCAAGTAGTGACCGAATTTTAGTGCCTGTGCAAACCGAGTTTTTAGCATTGAAAGGTTTAGACCGTATGGTTAAAACCTTTGAAATTATGCAACGCAGTTGTACAAATAAATTTCATTATACAGTGATCCCAACTATGTTTGACCGCCGAACTAAAGCTTCACTTGTGTCATTACAGACGTTGCAACAAAACTATAGCCAGAATATTTGGCGTGCTGTTATCCCTGTTGATACACAATTTCGAAATGCCAGTTTAAAGCATATGCCACCTTCTATGTATTCTCGTAGTAGCCGTGGTGTTGCTGCATATGGGGAATTATTACAAGACTTGTTGGCAGGCATTAAGCAGCAGGACCGTATGTATGGATAA
- a CDS encoding chemotaxis protein CheW, with amino-acid sequence MDKHNKHTALDDYFASMLSVPEVEEVKQSELTMAFTEPEQAELKPLLSVVSPQGLGDFKMPEPDSSGSLTELDLLLDSVIDIDLADMDLSVLDNAQSVDLQVEQVLAEPVVDTASAAEQEIQPVEADVTAEESERTVSLNTELSSSSIPASDTETELESNVEAAPTWKNVELEERFQALFFEVAGVMFAVPLTELGGIHQTEVVNSLFGKPDWYLGIMQHREQKLSVVDTAQWVMPEQNMGEIDYKYQIQLSESNWVLGCESLHGTETLNSNDIKWRSTPGSRPWLAGMVKSRMCVLLHVTEMIKLLDNGINIHGQ; translated from the coding sequence ATGGATAAGCATAACAAACACACAGCTTTAGATGATTATTTTGCATCTATGTTATCTGTTCCAGAGGTTGAAGAAGTGAAACAGTCTGAGTTAACTATGGCGTTTACAGAGCCCGAACAGGCTGAATTAAAACCGTTATTGTCGGTTGTTTCACCTCAAGGACTGGGTGATTTTAAGATGCCTGAGCCAGATAGCTCGGGTTCTTTAACCGAGCTTGACCTGTTATTGGACTCTGTTATTGACATTGACCTTGCAGACATGGACTTGTCTGTTTTAGATAATGCTCAGTCAGTAGACTTGCAAGTAGAACAAGTACTTGCAGAACCTGTTGTTGATACTGCGTCTGCAGCAGAGCAAGAGATACAACCCGTTGAAGCGGATGTGACAGCTGAAGAGTCTGAACGTACGGTGTCGTTAAATACAGAGCTATCGTCATCATCGATACCAGCATCAGACACAGAAACCGAATTAGAAAGCAACGTCGAAGCGGCCCCTACATGGAAAAATGTTGAATTAGAAGAACGCTTTCAAGCTTTGTTTTTTGAGGTCGCAGGTGTTATGTTTGCAGTGCCTCTGACCGAGCTTGGTGGTATTCACCAAACTGAAGTAGTAAACAGTTTATTTGGTAAACCGGATTGGTATTTAGGTATCATGCAACACCGTGAACAAAAATTAAGTGTTGTTGATACTGCACAATGGGTTATGCCTGAGCAGAATATGGGCGAGATAGATTATAAATATCAGATCCAACTAAGTGAGTCGAATTGGGTACTAGGCTGTGAAAGTCTGCATGGTACTGAAACTTTAAACAGTAATGATATTAAATGGCGAAGTACACCTGGTAGTCGACCTTGGTTAGCTGGCATGGTTAAATCACGCATGTGCGTATTATTACACGTAACCGAAATGATTAAATTGCTGGATAATGGCATCAATATTCATGGGCAATAG
- a CDS encoding chemotaxis protein CheW: MSQSRNLVENVAEDEVLQWVTFKLENEIYGINVMQVQEVLRYTEIAPVPGAPNYVIGIINLRGNVVTVIDTRVRFGLMPSEVSENSRIVIIEADKQVIGILVDGVAEVVYLRSSEIDMAPSVGTDESAQFIQGVSNRDGELLILVDLNKFLSDDEWDELSGL; this comes from the coding sequence ATGAGTCAGTCTCGAAACCTAGTAGAAAATGTAGCTGAAGATGAAGTGCTACAATGGGTTACATTCAAGTTAGAGAATGAAATCTACGGTATTAATGTAATGCAAGTACAAGAAGTATTACGTTATACAGAAATTGCCCCAGTGCCGGGTGCACCAAACTACGTAATTGGTATTATTAACTTACGTGGTAATGTCGTGACTGTGATCGATACCCGTGTTCGTTTTGGTTTGATGCCATCAGAAGTGAGCGAAAATTCACGTATCGTTATCATCGAAGCCGACAAGCAAGTGATTGGTATTCTTGTTGATGGTGTTGCTGAAGTCGTCTACCTACGTTCTTCAGAAATCGACATGGCTCCGAGTGTCGGAACTGATGAAAGCGCTCAATTTATCCAAGGCGTATCAAACCGTGACGGCGAATTGCTTATTCTTGTTGATTTGAATAAGTTTTTAAGTGATGACGAATGGGATGAATTAAGCGGTTTATAA
- a CDS encoding DUF2802 domain-containing protein has translation MLALILSGAALTVAIAAIIGCVVLFRKLTKLQATHSLLLKDLSKSRESLQKRIIELSTSNINLGGAIQGVASELQQTRFQQDEMKEEMTAHEQQDPDSRFYTRAVKLVELGASLDEIMRECELPRAEAELLLNFHKK, from the coding sequence ATGCTTGCTTTGATTTTGTCTGGTGCTGCGCTGACTGTCGCTATTGCCGCGATTATTGGTTGCGTGGTATTATTCCGTAAGTTAACTAAATTGCAGGCAACACATAGTTTACTACTTAAAGACTTATCTAAATCAAGAGAATCACTGCAAAAACGCATCATTGAGCTAAGCACATCAAATATTAATCTTGGTGGTGCAATTCAGGGTGTAGCTTCGGAATTACAACAAACTAGGTTTCAACAAGATGAAATGAAGGAAGAGATGACCGCGCACGAGCAGCAAGATCCTGATAGCCGTTTTTATACGCGGGCTGTGAAGCTAGTTGAATTAGGCGCAAGCCTTGATGAAATCATGCGTGAGTGCGAACTACCACGGGCAGAAGCGGAATTATTACTAAACTTCCATAAAAAATAA
- the ccmA gene encoding cytochrome c biogenesis heme-transporting ATPase CcmA gives MLTFWQVDAGRIQNMLEVVKLSCIREDSVLFSELSFTVSAGEMIQIEGPNGVGKTSLLRLLAGLSSPADGHILWQQTDTLDDRESYHQDLLYLGHLPGVKAELTAFENLFFYHAMHKAVAKEKVWDALAQVGLAGYEDQLACHLSAGQQRRIALARLWLSDKKLWILDEPFTAIDKNGVKVLERLFLAHADNGGSVILTTHQDLQFSAGRLRKITLTRQHLTEY, from the coding sequence ATGTTAACATTCTGGCAGGTTGATGCTGGAAGAATACAAAATATGTTGGAAGTTGTTAAATTAAGCTGTATACGCGAAGATAGCGTGTTATTTTCTGAACTCAGTTTCACCGTATCTGCAGGTGAAATGATCCAAATTGAAGGCCCAAATGGGGTAGGGAAAACAAGCTTACTGCGTTTATTAGCCGGACTCTCATCCCCAGCCGATGGTCATATTCTTTGGCAACAAACGGATACCTTAGATGATCGTGAAAGCTATCATCAAGACCTCCTCTATCTTGGTCATTTACCGGGTGTAAAAGCAGAACTGACCGCCTTTGAAAATCTATTTTTTTACCATGCAATGCATAAAGCTGTCGCCAAAGAGAAAGTTTGGGACGCGCTGGCACAAGTCGGCCTTGCTGGTTATGAAGATCAATTAGCTTGTCACCTTTCAGCTGGACAGCAACGTCGTATTGCTTTAGCACGGTTATGGCTGTCGGATAAAAAATTGTGGATCCTTGATGAGCCTTTTACTGCTATTGATAAAAATGGCGTGAAAGTATTAGAGCGTTTATTTTTAGCGCATGCCGATAATGGTGGTAGCGTTATTTTGACTACGCATCAAGATCTACAGTTCTCAGCAGGACGTTTACGTAAGATCACCTTAACCCGTCAACACTTAACTGAGTATTAA
- the ccmB gene encoding heme exporter protein CcmB yields MFAVFIQVIKRELITAFRRKSDILNPLWFFIIVIMLFPLGIGPEPNLLLRIAPGVIWVAALLSALLSMERLFRDDFLDGSLEQLMLTNTPLGVIVTAKVVAHWLLTGLPILFVSPLLAVFLSLDANTFMATFITLLLGTPVLSFVGAIGVALTVGLRKGGVLLSLLILPLFIPVLIFATSAIDAASFGVSYAGPVAILGAMLVASVTLSPFAIAASLRVSLS; encoded by the coding sequence ATGTTTGCTGTTTTTATACAGGTGATAAAGCGTGAATTAATCACGGCTTTTCGTCGTAAATCAGATATTTTAAATCCACTGTGGTTTTTTATTATCGTGATAATGCTGTTTCCATTAGGCATTGGTCCAGAGCCAAACCTATTATTGCGTATTGCGCCAGGTGTTATCTGGGTTGCCGCTTTATTATCGGCACTGTTGTCGATGGAACGGTTATTCCGTGATGACTTTCTCGATGGGTCGTTAGAACAATTAATGTTAACAAACACACCATTAGGGGTGATTGTTACCGCTAAGGTCGTTGCGCATTGGCTGCTGACTGGTTTACCTATTTTATTTGTATCACCTTTGTTAGCGGTATTTTTATCATTAGATGCGAATACCTTCATGGCGACTTTCATTACCCTGTTACTCGGTACGCCAGTACTGAGTTTTGTTGGTGCGATTGGTGTGGCCTTGACGGTTGGCTTACGTAAAGGTGGCGTATTACTGAGCTTGCTGATCTTACCGTTATTTATTCCAGTATTGATTTTTGCAACCAGTGCCATTGATGCGGCAAGCTTTGGCGTATCGTATGCTGGCCCTGTGGCTATTTTAGGTGCGATGCTCGTTGCATCGGTTACTTTATCACCGTTTGCTATCGCGGCCTCATTACGGGTTAGCCTGAGTTAA
- a CDS encoding heme ABC transporter permease: MWKWLHPYAKPEKSYHLAGKMLPWFALFSAVSLSIGMIWGFAFAPADYQQGDSFRIIYLHVPAASLSMGAYFSMAMAAFIGLVWQLKMADMAVAAIAPIGAVFTAIALFTGAVWGKPMWGAWWVWDARLTSELILLFLYLGVIAIYGAFSDKLLAGRAAGILALVGVINLPIIHYSVEWWNTLHQKATISKFDKPSMDTDMLWPLLINLLGFGLLFGTLTLMRFRNELITRESHRPWVKKLFIEDK; the protein is encoded by the coding sequence ATGTGGAAATGGCTCCATCCGTATGCAAAACCAGAAAAAAGTTATCACTTAGCCGGTAAAATGCTGCCTTGGTTTGCACTATTTAGTGCGGTTTCATTGAGCATCGGCATGATTTGGGGTTTTGCATTTGCGCCCGCTGATTATCAACAAGGTGATAGTTTCCGTATTATTTATCTGCATGTACCTGCTGCCTCCTTGTCTATGGGCGCTTATTTTAGCATGGCTATGGCTGCGTTTATTGGTCTGGTATGGCAATTGAAAATGGCAGATATGGCTGTTGCTGCGATTGCGCCAATTGGTGCTGTCTTTACCGCAATCGCGTTGTTCACCGGTGCTGTATGGGGTAAACCTATGTGGGGTGCTTGGTGGGTATGGGATGCGCGTTTAACATCTGAACTTATTCTATTATTTTTATATCTTGGCGTTATTGCCATTTATGGTGCGTTTAGCGATAAGCTGTTAGCGGGACGTGCTGCTGGTATTCTTGCCTTAGTCGGCGTTATTAATCTACCAATTATTCATTACTCAGTTGAATGGTGGAATACGCTACATCAAAAAGCCACTATTAGTAAATTCGATAAACCGTCAATGGATACCGATATGTTATGGCCTTTATTGATTAACTTATTAGGCTTTGGGTTACTGTTTGGTACCTTGACCTTGATGCGTTTTAGAAATGAATTAATTACCCGTGAGTCGCACAGACCTTGGGTGAAAAAATTATTTATCGAGGACAAGTAA
- the ccmD gene encoding heme exporter protein CcmD has protein sequence MQFDSFSAFIAMGGYGFYVWLAVAFSMLALGSLTVATIVKRSQIIQEIKNKHQRIERMRAAEKMENTL, from the coding sequence ATGCAATTTGATAGTTTTTCAGCTTTTATAGCGATGGGTGGCTACGGTTTTTATGTCTGGCTCGCGGTGGCTTTTAGCATGCTGGCATTAGGCTCATTAACCGTTGCTACGATTGTCAAACGTAGCCAAATTATTCAAGAAATTAAAAATAAGCATCAGCGTATCGAGCGTATGCGTGCTGCTGAAAAAATGGAGAATACGCTATGA
- the ccmE gene encoding cytochrome c maturation protein CcmE, producing the protein MNPRRKKRLSIALVIIIGLGSVTGLVLYALKQNIDLFYTPTQLIEGLGEDKIKPVIGQRLRIGGLVMPGTVKRNLEDLKVRFVLSDDGGGLVTLEYEGILPDLFREGQGIVAQGVLKSANVITATEVLAKHDEEYMPSEVAEAIKGIKHMKPEYGNETK; encoded by the coding sequence ATGAACCCAAGACGTAAAAAACGCTTATCTATAGCTCTGGTGATTATTATTGGTTTAGGTAGTGTTACTGGCCTTGTTCTTTACGCGTTAAAGCAGAACATTGATTTATTCTATACCCCGACACAGCTAATTGAAGGTTTAGGTGAAGATAAAATCAAACCTGTAATTGGTCAGCGTTTACGTATTGGTGGCTTAGTGATGCCGGGTACCGTCAAACGTAATCTGGAAGATCTTAAAGTTCGCTTTGTACTCAGTGATGATGGCGGTGGTCTGGTAACACTGGAATATGAAGGTATTTTACCGGATTTATTCCGTGAGGGGCAGGGTATTGTTGCTCAAGGTGTATTGAAATCAGCAAACGTTATCACGGCGACTGAAGTACTCGCTAAACATGACGAAGAATATATGCCATCTGAAGTTGCAGAAGCAATCAAAGGTATTAAGCATATGAAACCAGAATACGGTAACGAAACTAAATAA